One stretch of Miscanthus floridulus cultivar M001 chromosome 18, ASM1932011v1, whole genome shotgun sequence DNA includes these proteins:
- the LOC136523068 gene encoding uncharacterized protein, producing MGNVEATSSIVPPELGHALVKVAVFAVVQALVYLILRKSSDVFAPGKTTARSFSFRPMRSMSVRRVLAAFSDVPVGVPEPEDGAGAAPSPSPVDPGDEPASCFK from the coding sequence ATGGGCAACGTGGAGGCGACGTCGTCCATCGTGCCACCGGAGCTCGGCCACGCGCTGGTCAAGGTGGCCGTGTTCGCGGTGGTGCAGGCGCTGGTCTACCTCATCCTGCGCAAGTCGTCGGACGTCTTCGCCccggggaagacgacggcgaggtcgttCAGCTTCCGGCCGATGCGGAGCATGAGCGTCCGCCGCGTGCTGGCCGCCTTCTCCGACGTCCCCGTCGGCGTCCCGGAGCCGGAGGACGGCGCTGGCGCCGCGCCGTCGCCTTCGCCGGTGGACCCCGGGGATGAGCCTGCCAGCTGCTTCAAGTGA
- the LOC136520985 gene encoding pantothenate kinase 1-like isoform X3: MFGLAKLLTGCKSYDEFLQLSQKGDNFVLDLIVKDICGELVCQKQGLSTSTLASSFGKVITSEKKLTDYKPEDIASTLLSAFTYNIAQIAFLVASLLGLRRVFFGGSYIRGHKSTMENISYAIDFWSQSQMQAVFLRHEGYLGALGALMSYGDPSGENLTLEEKEPHHESAPVDGTSVDEENDSNIFPYLLVNIGSGVSMIEVIGKGKFERIIGSHLGGGTILGLARLLTGCSSYEEFLELSQRGNNLSVDLTVGDIYGGEGYPKILGIWVFGILTMKVMKLKRMSLDFITIKGVPSAESSRSVRGLGKGVSGKPYPCLCNARRPRLELGTFRSQAVGLPASTTASSFGKVNSSKLSEYKVEDLAAALLNSFTYNIGQIAYFVANLSGLKRIFFRGAYVCGHEKTMDKISRSLKYWSKGEVQTTFLCHEGFLGTLGAFWSYENMGIDSLAAHEVIREVLLGAPYTGQFPSLPVTQQQENGEHSTLEGEVESLRHDNAMLKAEVERLQRENAELRAKLVRSGETSTL; encoded by the exons ATGTTTGGTTTAGCAAAACTTTTAACAGGCTGTAAGAG CTATGATGAATTCTTGCAATTAAGCCAGAAAGGGGACAACTTTGTTCTTGATCTAATTGTCAAGGATATATGTGGAGAGCTTGTCTGCCAGAAA CAAGGACTTTCAACATCAACTCTTGCTTCTAGCTTTGGGAAAGTTATTACTTCTGAGAAGAAGCTGACAGATTACAAGCCTGAAGACATTGCATCCACATTGTTGAGTGCCTTTACCTACAACATTGCGCAA ATTGCTTTCCTTGTTGCATCACTTTTGGGCCTCCGAAGGGTCTTCTTCGGTGGATCATATATACGAGGACACAAAAGCACGATGGAAAATATTTCTTATGCAATTGATTTCTG GTCACAGAGCCAAATGCAAGCAGTATTTTTGCGACATGAAGGGTATTTGGGAGCACTTGGTGCCTTGATGAGTTATGGGGATCCCAGTGGTGAAAATCTTACCCTTGAGGAGAAG GAGCCTCATCACGAATCAGCACCTGTTGATGGGACATCAGTGGATGAAGAGAATGATAGCAACATATTTCCTTACCTCCTTGTAAATATCGGATCAGGTGTCAGCATGATAGAG GTAATTGGTAAGGGAAAGTTTGAAAGAATTATAGGATCCCATCTAGGCGGCGGTACTATCCTTGGTCTTGCCAGGCTTTTGACTGGTTGTTCAAG TTACGAAGAATTCTTGGAGTTGAGCCAGAGGGGCAATAATTTGTCCGTCGATTTGACTGTTGGGGACATATATGGGGGAGAAGGTTACCCAAAG ATTTTAGGTATTTGGGTATTTGGTATACTTACCATGAAGGTTATGAAACTCAAGCGCATGAGCTTAGATTTTATAaccataaagggcgtacccagtgcagagagctcccgctctgtgcggggtctggggaagggtgttagtggcaagccttacccttgcctgtgcaatgcgaggagaccgcgactcgaactcgggaccttccggtcacaggcg GTTGGTCTTCCAGCATCCACTACTGCGTCTAGCTTTGGAAAAGTGAACTCAAGCAAACTTTCTGAGTACAAAGTAGAGGATCTTGCTGCAGCCCTACTGAATTCTTTCACGTACAACATTGGACAG ATAGCCTACTTTGTGGCTAATCTTTCAGGCCTGAAGAGAATTTTCTTCCGAGGTGCTTACGTCTGTGGTCATGAAAAGACTATGGATAAGATTTCTCGTTCCCTAAAATATTG GTCCAAAGGTGAAGTCCAGACAACATTTCTATGCCATGAAGGGTTCTTGGGAACACTAGGTGCATTTTGGAGTTATGAGAACATGGGGATCGACAGCTTGGCGGCACATGAAGTCATCAGGGAGGTCTTGCTTGGTGCGCCATACACTGGGCAGTTCCCATCTTTACCTGTCACTCAACAACAGGAGAAT GGAGAACATAGTACTCTCGAAGGGGAAGTAGAAAGCTTACGGCATGACAATGCCATGCTGAAGGCTGAGGTTGAGCGATTACAAAGGGAGAATGCGGAGCTAAGAGCTAAGTTGGTAAGATCAGGCGAGACTTCAACCTTGTGA